Genomic segment of Peribacillus frigoritolerans:
GCTTTAACCTTTTTTATAAATTCTACATAGAGAAGCAAAGACTCTGCAAAATTTGCTATTGTAGCATTTATTAATACACTATTATTTTCATTATCATAATCAATATATACGACCTCAGAGTTAGATTCATTAATACACACTGGATATCCGCTACCAGTATACCCTAAATATATAAACCTATCATACATTTTTCCTAAACTATTATTTTTTTCGGTTAGTCTAATCCCCCCACCGTTGGTTGAAGATTCGAATGTTAGAAAAGGTGGAGCAGACTCAGGTAACCCTGCTTTAATTAAAAAACTTTTGGTTTCATTAGTTAAGGAAAATGAATTAATATTAGATTCATCATAATTAACCAAACCATAGGTGTCACTATTCCATTTGTCCAAAAACTCCTGTGGCGAAATCATATTTTATACCTCCACTATTTATTAATAATTTACTTCAGTTGATTGCTTGTAATAACTTTATGGTTTCTTTTCAGACGTAAATACTTCTCCCATTTCAGTCAACGGGTCGTTCCCCCTAATATTGTGTTCTTTCTCAAAATTGTGTATTCCTCTATAGCCTTTATGCAATGATTGTGGAACCGTAGCTATCGATTAGCTTGTTTCCAATAATCATCAGTTTCAGGAGTAATTTTCGTTGTATCATACGAGTTTTTGTACGTTGGATCGTTAATTTGCCTTAATCGAACGCATCACAATAACCTCCAAGAATGATGATTTCCCTCCAGTCTTGGAGGCTGCTTTTTCAAAGGTCTTTATTTATTGGCGATCGAAAGGCCCTACTCATAAGGGTCGGCACTACAGAAGCGTGATTTTCATCCATCGCTACACGCAGCTCAAAATTCCTTTTTTAAACATTTGGTATTAAAGGCGAAAAAGCACCTGTTTCCTAAAAGGCAACCAAGTGCTTTCATCCGGTTCTTGATAGAATAACTTATAAAGTCATTGTAACCATTTTATTGTACTATCCAATAGCAATTACATTAACTAAAAAGTCACTTTTCTATTCTTTTTCATCTATCTTCCGCTTTAAATATTCAGCAATTTCTGTTTGCCCTCTTTCAATAGCAAATTCATAAGCTCCCATATCTTTCATAGTATCCCCTGTATATTTAACAGTAATATCAATACCATTTTGAACAAGATACTTTACAATATCAAGGTGCCCACCATAAATCGCTGAGAATAGAGGATTTCTATTTGGGTCACTAACATCTAATATTGCACCATTATCAAATAAGTACTCTACAATACTAATTTCACCTTCACTAGCTGCATGTGCAATAGTCGCCGACTTTGGTACGCCTTCGTTTATGTTAATATCCATACC
This window contains:
- a CDS encoding SUKH-4 family immunity protein, yielding MISPQEFLDKWNSDTYGLVNYDESNINSFSLTNETKSFLIKAGLPESAPPFLTFESSTNGGGIRLTEKNNSLGKMYDRFIYLGYTGSGYPVCINESNSEVVYIDYDNENNSVLINATIANFAESLLLYVEFIKKVKAVNGRRAYLEKNTTKELLDWISKSFHQIDAVSLTQGGFWEEELVSFSE
- a CDS encoding ankyrin repeat domain-containing protein; the protein is MDNKEKAIKIFDLIKNGDLEQAKEIIITEKSLLDFVTPFGTWLHVAARAGKLDMIKFLVESGMDININEGVPKSATIAHAASEGEISIVEYLFDNGAILDVSDPNRNPLFSAIYGGHLDIVKYLVQNGIDITVKYTGDTMKDMGAYEFAIERGQTEIAEYLKRKIDEKE